In Eublepharis macularius isolate TG4126 chromosome 4, MPM_Emac_v1.0, whole genome shotgun sequence, the following are encoded in one genomic region:
- the LOC129327652 gene encoding uncharacterized protein F54H12.2-like codes for MAFIHCGSEECVKSELDLFQIAPTQTSIEKSVYIEVPPLSALMGSAPLEFFIAGNGEDYLDLNNTLLYVKCKITQEDGTDIAQNARVALVNYPIASIFSQLDVTLGDRLISQSNNCYPYRALIETVLNYSFETLSTQFSSGGFYKDTASLMDSTLLNQGNKGFAKRALLAAESKTVDLLGHLHADIFFQEKLLLNGVDVKIKLARNKDSFCLMSGEGAAVRYKLHMDSAALFVKKVKVAPGVRLAHAEALLTSTAKYPVDRVDMKVFSIPTGARVSNQDNLFLGQLPKMVVIGLVDNDAFSGAFTKNPFHFQHYNINFVALYVDGEQVPSKPFQPDFEAGNNVREYMSLVQTAGKHLQDRPLLVDREEYRHGYTLFAFDLSPDQDCTGHYSLIKTGNLRAEIRFAAALPRTVNLIVYGVFDNVIEINHNRNVLFDYM; via the coding sequence ATGGCTTTCATCCACTGCGGGTCGGAAGAGTGTGTAAAGTCCGAGCTCGACCTGTTCCAGATAGCCCCTACCCAGACCAGCATTGAGAAAAGCGTATATATCGAGGTTCCGCCCCTCTCGGCCCTCATGGGGTCAGCACCTCTAGAGTTTTTCATAGCCGGGAATGGTGAAGATTACCTCGATTTAAACAATACTCTCTTGTATGTGAAATGTAAAATTACTCAAGAAGATGGTACCGACATCGCACAGAATGCTAGAGTGGCACTGGTGAACTACCCAATTGCTTCCATTTTCAGTCAGCTGGATGTTACCCTAGGCGACCGGCTCATCAGCCAGAGTAACAACTGCTATCCCTACAGGGCTCTCATTGAAACAGTGCTCAACTACAGCTTTGAAACCCTATCTACCCAATTTTCTTCAGGCGGATTTTATAAGGATACAGCGAGTCTGATGGACAGCACCCTGCTGAACCAAGGTAACAAAGGATTTGCCAAAAGGGCGTTGCTGGCAGCCGAAAGCAAAACAGTAGACCTTTTAGGCCATCTCCACGCCGATATATTTTTTCAAGAAAAGCTGCTCTTAAATGGCGTGGATGTCAAAATCAAACTAGCTCGTAACAAAGACTCTTTCTGCCTGATGAGTGGCGAGGGGGCTGCTGTGCGCTATAAGCTCCACATGGATTCTGCTGCGCTCTTtgtgaagaaagtgaaagtagccccAGGCGTACGGCTGGCCCACGCTGAAGCTCTGCTGACATCCACAGCAAAATACCCTGTGGACCGTGTCGACATGAAGGTGTTCAGCATCCCTACCGGTGCCCGCGTGAGCAACCAAGACAACCTGTTTTTGGGACAGCTCCCCAAAATGGTGGTCATTGGGCTCGTGGACAATGACGCTTTCAGTGGCGCCTTCACCAAAAACCCTTTTCATTTCCAACATTACAACATTAACTTTGTAGCCCTGTACGTGGACGGGGAGCAGGTCCCCTCCAAGCCCTTCCAGCCCGACTTTGAAGCCGGAAACAACGTGAGAGAATACATGAGCCTCGTGCAAACAGCGGGGAAGCACCTTCAGGACAGGCCCCTCCTGGTAGATCGTGAAGAGTATAGGCACGGGTACACCCTGTTTGCTTTTGACCTCTCTCCTGATCAGGACTGCACCGGCCATTACTCCCTGATTAAAACCGGGAACCTGAGAGCAGAAATACGTTTTGCTGCGGCCCTACCACGAACCGTTAATTTGATTGTGTATGGGGTGTTTGATAATGTCATAGAGATCAACCACAACCGTAACGTGCTTTTTGATTACATGTAA